The Streptomyces capitiformicae genome contains the following window.
GGGAGTACCCGGCGGTGATCGACCTGCTCTGGCCGATCCGCCGCCGCGTGCACACCTTCGGTGGCAGCCACGCCCAGCGGGACGCGATCCAGCGGACCCTCCTGGAAGCGACCCTGCGCGCGAACCGACACGACCTGGCCCGCCGGCTGCTGGGTGAACGCACGGGCCTGAGCCCCCACAGCCCCTACAACTGGCTCGGCCAGGCCCGACTCGCCGACTCCCTGGGCGAGGCGGCCCGAGCGGCCGTAGCCCGCGACACGGCAGCCGAACTGGCCGCTCCCGCCGCCCGCATGCTGAGCCGGAAACTGCACCGGCCGTACCTGACGACGCCGGGTGCGGCCGACCACTAGGGCCTGTCGTCACCTTCCCGTCTGCCCCGCGACGCCATGCACGCTCCCCCACGCTCGACTCCGCTCGAGCGGGAGGGGGCCCCACCGCCGCACCGGGCACACACCCGAGTACATCCAGTACGAGGGTGTATGCCCGGCACGCCGAGAGCACGCGCCTACGCGGACATCAGCCGCTGCCGCGGCGGGCGCGGGGCCGCCCTCCGGGCGACGACGGGAAGGTGACGACAGGCCCTAGCCGCTGCGTCATGCCGACCCGGCCCCTGGGCCCGAGCGGGCCGGTGCCGCCGTATCCGGTCAGGGGCCGGTGGCCACCCAGTCGAGCCCGTCGTCCGAGGGCACCAGCCCACCGGGGCGCAACGGTGTCTCCTCCTCCAACGGCCCGCCGAACACGCCCCGTTCCTGCAGCACCGAGCCCTCCCGGAACGTCTGACGGAAGGTGGGCGCCTCGTAGAGCGGGTTGCGCAGTCCGTCGGAGTCCGGGAGCCGGCCCACCACCTCGTCGAGATCCGTGGCGGCGGCGGTCAGCCGCGTGCCCACCTGCGTGGGACCGGCGAGGGCCGCGTCCCGCGAGGCCAGCCCGCCCACCAGCTCCACGAAGGCCTCCAGCTCCGTCGTCCGGACGTTGGTGACCTTGCGCGCCTTCCAGAAGTACGACCGCTCGTCCTGGTGCATGTCGTAGAAGGACATCAGGAACTCGTAGAACAGGCCGTACTCGTGCCGGTAGCGGGCCTCGAACTCCTCGAAGCAGCGGGCCTCGTCCACCGTCCCGGCCAGAGAGGTGTTGATGGACCGGGCCGCGAGCAGCGCGCCGTAACAGGCCAGATGGACCCCGGAGGACAGCACCGGGTCGACGAAGCAGGCCGCGTCACCGGCCAGGACCATGCCGGGCCGCCACAGCTGTGACTTCCAGTACGACCAGTCCTTGCGGATCCGGACCTGGTCGTAGGGCGCCTCGGTGGCCTGGGGCGCCCCGTCGACGAGGTCCCGTATCTCGGGGCACGCGTCGATGAGCCGTCGCCAGGCCGCCGCCGGATCCCCCTGGACCGCGGCCGTGTTCTCCCGGCTCACCACCGCCCCGACGCTCGTGAGGTCGTCCCGGAGCGGGATGTACCAGATCCATCCCTCGTCGAAGGCCGCGCAGAAGATGTTGCCGTCGTTCGGCTTCGGCAGCCGCCCGCCCCCGGCGACGTACCCGAAGACCGCGATGTTCCGGAAGAACTCGGAGTACGTCCGCTTCCCGCCCACGTGCGTATGGATCCGGCTGGTGTTGCCGGAGGCGTCCACGACATACCGGGCCCGGGCCTCGCGCGGCGCGCCGTCCGGGTCGGTCCAGCGCACGCCCCTGACCCGTTCCTCGTCGGCGATCACGTCCGAGACACGGCAGCCCTCCCGTACGACCACGCCGATCCGGCGCGCGTTGTCGAGGAGGATCGCGTCGAACCGGGCCCGCTCCACCTGGTACGCGAACGAGGTGGGGTCGGACAGCCGGGGCGACAGCGCGAAGGAGAACTGCCACGGCTCCCGGTTCCGCCCCCAGCGGAAGGTGCCGCCCCGCTTGAGTTTGAAGCCCGCCCGGGCCACCTCCTCCTCGACGCCCAGGATGCGGCACACCCCGTGCACGGTGGACGGCAGCAGCGACTCGCCGATCTGGTACCGGGGGAACGTCTGCTGGTCAAGCAGCAGTACGCGGTGGCCCCGCAGGGCGACGGCCGAGGCGACGGTCGACCCGGCTGGGCCGCCGCCCACGACGATCGCGTCGAACTCCTCTACGGCTGTGGCAGTCACTGGTCTCCTTGTGCGCTGAGAGGTGAGGGGGAGTCCTGGTGGCCGAGGGAGGCGAGCCAGGTACGGATCGCGGTCACGGTGGCCGGGGCGTGTTCACCCTGGAGCGAGAAATGGTCGCCCGGGACATCGACGGCGTCGTGGGGGAGCGGCCAGGACGTCCGCCACGCGTCGCCGTCCGCGCCCGCCGCCATCTCCGGCGTCGGCCGCGTGGCCCGGACCAGCAGGGTCGGCGTGGCGACGGGTTCCGGATCCCAGTCGAGGAACATGCGCGTGTACGCGCCCATCGCCGCGACGGCGTGGTCGTTGTCACCGGTCGACGGGCCCTCGGCCAAGTGCGGGATCAGGGTGGCCGGCAGGGCCAGCAGCCAGTCCGTGCCGAAGTTGCCCTGATGGACGAGATAGGTGTCGAGCAGCACTTGGCCGACGGGAGCGGAGCCCAGGGCCTCCAACCGCCGGGTCAGGACGTGCGCGACGGCGCCGCCCGTGGACGAGCCGACGACCACGAAGGGCCGGTCGCCCACATGCCGCAGCACCGTCTCGGCGTGCGTGCGGGCCAGTGTCTCCCGGTCCACCGCTACGGCCGTTCCCTCACCGATACCGGGATGCCGCAACTCCAGGACCTCCCGGTCGCCCCGGAAACAGTCGTGGAAACGAGCGGCCGTTCCACCGGGGAACGCGGGATGGAAGCCGTTGACGATGACCACTACCGGAGCGTCGCCGGCCCCCTCGGCCCGCCGCAGCGGCGGCAGCGCGTGCCGCCTACTGTCGGCCGCGCCGAAGGTCGGCACGGCCCAGGAGGCGGAGACCAGCATGTGCATCGCGGCGACCACATGACCGGCCTCGCAGAGCCGCCGGTAGAGCGAGGACAGGGTCCGCGGTGTTGACTCGTCGATCGATCCGAGGGACTCGGGGGCGTGCTCCGCCGTGGAGTCCTCGGCTGTCGTCGACTGCGGCAGGTCGAGCAGACCGAGTACGTGCCGGGCCAGACCGTCCGCCGTGTTGTGCTCGAAGATCACGGCGGCGGAGAGCCTGAGCCGTAGCGCGAGGCTCAGCCGGTTGCGGATCTGGACCGCCATCAGGGAGTCGAAGCCCAACTCGTCGAAGGTTTTGCCGACCGGCAGCGCGTCGGCACTCGGATACCCGAGCACCGCGGCCACGTCCTCGCGCATCAGCTCCGCGAGCGCGCCTTCGCGTCGCGCGGCGGGCAGCTCCGCCAGCACCTGCCGCCACGCTCCCGGCTCCAGGAGCTCTGGCTCACCGGGCTGCTGGCCCGGACCGCTGCCGACGGCGGTCTGTCCGGCCTCGGCGACCGGGCGGCGGCGTCGGACCGGCCCACGCATCAGCGGTGGCAGGGGCCGGGGGCTCTGTGCGGCCCGCAGGGCGGCACGGTCCACCAGGATCGGTGCCGCCACCGGCACACCCTCGCGCATCGCCGCGTCGAAGAGTGCCATGCCCTGCTCCGTGGAGAGGGCCCGCAGCAGGTCACCGCCGGTCTCGGGGCTCCGCGGCTGCTCACGGAGGTGGGGGGCCGCCATGCCCCCGCCGTGTTCCCAGGGGCCCCATGCCAGGGAGATCGCGGGCAGGCCCTGTGCGGTGCGGTGGTGGGCGAGGGCGTCCAGGAACGAGTTCGCCGCCGCGTAGTTGGCTTGGCCCGCCCGGCCCAGCAGACCCGACGCCGAGGAGAAGAGGACGAACGCCGACAGCTCCAGATCCCTGGTCAGCTCATGCAGATGCCAGGCCGTGTCCACCTTCGGCCGCAGCACCGCCGCCATCCGCTCGGGGGTCAGCGCCGCCAGTACGCCGTCGTCGAGCACCCCGGCCGCGTGCACCACGGCGCCCGGCTCGGGCCGACAGCCCTTGACCACCTCGGCCAGCGCCGCCCGGTCCGCCGTGTCGCACGCGACGATCCCGACTTCGGCGCCCAACTCCTCCAGCGTGATGCGGAGTTCCTCGGCGCCGGGCGCCTCTGGTCCACGGCGTGAGGTGAGCAGCAGATGGCGTACCCCGTACGAGGTGACGAGGTGCCGGGCCAGTTCCGCGCCCAACGCGCCGGTACCGCCGGTGATCAGCACGGTGCGGAGCGGGTCGAAGGTGCCGGAGGCGGGGCGGCGGCCATCGGTCGCCGCCAGCCGAGGCGCAGCCAACTGGCCTGTGGCTACACGGAGTTGGGGATCACCGGTGGTCAGGGCCACCGGGAGCAGCCGCAGGGACTCGGGCTGTCCGTCCACGTCGACCAGCACGACGCGTCCGGGCAGCTCCGCCTGGGCCGCTCGCACCAGCCCCCACACCGCGGCACCGGCCAGGTCCGGCTCCGGCGCGGTGGCGTCCCGCGTCACCACGACCAGGCGGGAACCCGGCGTCCGTGGATCGTCCTGCCAGTCCTGGAGGGTTCGCAGTACCCGGTCGGTCAGCAGGCGTACGGCGGCGGGCGGATCGTCATGCGTGGCCGGCCCGACGGCGGTGACGACGACGGTGTCCGGATCGCGGGTGACCGTCTCGGTGAGCGCGGACAGCGACTCGCGGAGGTTCAGCTCGTCCGGGCCAACCAGCTCCCAGCGCCGCCCGCTCTCCGCGTGGTGCTCGTGCCCGAGCGACGGCTCGACGGCCTCCCAGTCGAGGCGCAACAGGCCCCGTCGCACCACATCGTGCGCGGACTCGGCTGCTTCGGCGGGGAGTTCACGGGTGGTCAGCGAGTCCACCCGGGCCACCGGGCGGCCCGCCGGGTCGGCGAGTGTCAGCGCGACCCTGTCCGGTCCGGCCGGGGCCACCCGTACCCGTACCTCCGACGCGCCTGACGCGTACAGGCGCATGCCGTTCCAGGAGAACGGCACCCGGATCGAGTCGGCCTCGGGCCCCGCCGCCCCGGCGCCCATCAGCAGCGGGGCGTGTGCCGCCGCGTCCAGCAGCGCCGGATGGATCCCGAACCGGGCGGCGCCCGCCGCCTCGGGCAGCCGTACCTCCGCGAACAGTTCGTCGCCGCGCCGCCATGCTGCCCGTACGCCCCGGAAGGCCGGGCCGTAGGCGAGACCGTCCTCCGCGAGGGTGTCGTAGGCGTCGGTGAGGTCGACTTCGGTCGCGCCCTGGGGCGGCCACACCGTGAGGCCCGTATCCGGCTCAGGTGTCGAGGCCCGTGCCGCCCCGTCGACCAGCTGCCCCGTCGCGTGCCGGGTCCACGTGGGTTCCGTGTCGTCGTCGACGGGCGTCTCGGGCCGGGAGTGGATGTCGACCGGTCGTCGGCCGGAGCCGTCCGCCGGGCCCACCACGACCCGGAGATGCACGCCTGTGGCGGCGGGCAGGGCGAGCGGCGCGAGGATCACGAGTTCGTCGAGCGTGCCGCAGCCGGTCTCGTCGCCCGCACGGACGGCCAGTTCCACGAACACCGTCGCGGGGACGAGGACCGACCCGCCGATCACATGGTCGGTGAGCCATGGATGGGTCGTGGGGGAGAGACGGCCCGAGAACACGGTCCGGTCGGTGTCCGGCACCGTGAAGGCCGGCCCGAGCAGCGGATGACTGTGCGGGTCCGCCGTGGGGCCGCCCAGGTGGCGCTGCCCGTCGAGCCAGTACCGCTGCCGTTGGAAGGCGTACGTCGGCAGGTCCACGCGTCGCGTACCGGTGTCCGCGCACACCACGGGCCAGTCGACGCGCACCCCGCGCACATGGAGCCGCGCCACGGCGGACAGCAGGGTCTCCGACTCGCGCTCGCCCTCACGGGAGGCGGCGGCGAAGAGAGGGCCGGGCCCGTCGTCCGGGTCGCCGGTCACACACTCCTCGGCCGCGCCGATGAGCGCCGGACGGGGGCCGATCTCCAGGAACGCCGACACCCCACTACCGCCCAGCCACCGCACGGCGTCGGCGAACCGCACCGGCACCCGGACGTGCCGCACCCAGTACTCCGGGGAGCACAACTCCTCGGCATCGGCGGGACGGCCTGTGACCGTGGAGATCACCGGGATGCGGGGCGGCCGGAAGGTGAGCCCCTCGGCGACCCGGCGGAAGTCGTCGAGCATCGGCTCCATCAGCGGTGAGTGGAAGGCGTGGCCGACTGCCAGCCGTACCGTCCTCCGGCCACGCGCCTCGAAGCCGGCGGCGACGGCGAGTACCGCGTCCCGTACGCCGGAGATCACCACCGAGCGCGGCCCGTTGACCGAGGCGATCGCCACCTGGGGCCCCGCTTCCGTGACCGCCGCGCGAACCTCCTCCTCCATCGCGTGCAGCGCCACCATCGCGCCGCCCTCGGGCAGGGCGTGCATCAGCCGGCCACGGGCCGCGACGAGCGTCGCCGCGTCGGCGAGGCCCAGAACGCCGGCGACGTGGGCCGCCGTGAGTTCGCCCACGGAGTGCCCGGCCAGGAAGTCGGCGCGTACTCCCCAGGACTCCAGCAGCCGGAACAGCGCCACCTCGAAGGCGAACAGTCCCGCCTGGGTGAAGTCCGTACGGTCGAGCAGGGCGGCCTCCGGCGAACCCGGCTCGGCGGAGAGCGCCACGTCCAGCGGGCGTTCGAGCCGGCCGTCCAGTGCCCGGCAGACGTCGTCGTACGCCGTGGCGAAGGCGGGGAAGGCCGCCCGCAACCCGGCTCCCATACGGGCGCGTTGGGCTCCCTGGCCGGTGAAGAGGAAGGCCGTACGGAGCCCCGGATCCGCGACCGCCCGCTCGATGCCGACGCTGCCGGTGCCCCCGGCGAGCGCCTCCAGTGACGCGAGCATCCGCGCCCGGTCGCCGGTCGGCACCATCGCCCGGTGGGTCAGCGCCGACCGCGACACGGCCAGGGAGGAACCGACGTCGGCCGACGACAGTTCGGGCCGCGCCACAAGATGCTCCGCCAGCCGCCTGGCCTGAGCACGCAAGGCATCTTCATCGGCGCCGGAGAGCAGCCAGGGCATCGACAGGGCCGTGGCTTGCGGCGCGGTGCCGGAAGGCGGTGGTGGCGCGGTGCGGGAAGGCGGTGGTGGCGCGGTGCGGGAAGGCGGTGGTGGCGCGGTGCGGGAAGGCGGTGGTGGCGCGGTGCCGGAAGGCGGTGGTGGCGCGGTGCGGGAAGGCGGTGGTGGCGCGGTGCGGGAAGGCGGTGGTGGCGCGGTGCCGGAAGGCGGCTGCGGCGCCTCCTCCAGGATCACGTGCGCGTTGGTCCCGCCGATGCCGAAGGCCGACACCCCGGCCCGGCGCGGACGGGCGGCCGTCGAGGGCCATGGCCGGGCGGCGGTGAGCAGTTCCACCCGGCCGGAGGCCCAGTCGACGTGGGGTGAGGGGGTCTCGGAGTGCAGGGTCCGGGGCAGTTCCCCGTGCCGCATGGCCTGCACCATCTTGATGACCCCGGCGACCCCGGCGGCCGCCTGGGTGTGCCCGAGGTTGGACTTGACCGACCCCAGCCACAGCGGGGGTCGCTCGGGGGTCCGCCCCTGCCCGTACGTGGCGAGCAGGGCAGCCGCCTCGATGGGGTCGCCCAGCGTGGTGCCCGTGCCGTGCGCCTCCACCGCGTCCACCTCGTCGGGGTGGAGTCCGGCCTCGGTCAACGCCCAGGTGATCAGGCGCTGTTGGGCCTGGCCGTTGGGGGCCGTGAGCCCGTTGGACGCGCCGTCGGAGTTGACGGCGGAGCCACGCAGCACGGCCAGCACCGGGTGACCGCCTCGCCGGGCGTCGGAGAGCCGCTCCAGCAGCACCAGTCCGGCGCCCTCCGCCCAGGCGGTGCCGTCCGCCGAGGCCGCGAACGACTTGCAGCGGCCGTCGGGCGACAGCCCCCGCAGCCGGCTGAACGCGGTGAACGGCTTGGGCGTCGCCATCACGGTGACCCCGCCCGCCAGGGCCAGCGCGCACTCGCCGGAGCGCAGCGCCCGCGCGGCCCAGTGCAGCGCCACCAGCGAGGACGAGCAGGCCGTGTCGAGCGTGATCGAGGGCCCGCGCAGCCCGTACACGTAGGAGATCCGGCCGGAGGCCAGACTGCCCGCCGAGCCCAGCCCGAGATGCGCCTCCAGGTCGCTGCGGTCGAGGCGGGCGGAGTAGTCGCCGTGCATCACCCCGACGAACACCCCGGTGTCGCTCTCCCGCAATGCGGCCGGGTCGATGCCCGCCCGCTCCCAGACCTCCCACGACGTCTCCAGCAGCAGCCGCTGCTGCGGATCCATGGCCAGTGCCTCGCGCGGCGAGATCCCGAACAGCCCCGCGTCGAACTCCGCGGCCCGGTGCAGGAATCCACCGCGGTTCGTGTACGACGTGCCGGGCCGGTCCGGGTCGGGGTCGTGGAGGGCGGACAGGTCCCAGCCCCGGTCGGTGGGGAAGCCCGAGGTGGCGTCCCGGCCTTCCGACACCAGCCGCCACAGGTCCTCGGGGGAGTGGACGTCACCGGGGTAGCGGCAGCCCATGGCGACGATCACCACC
Protein-coding sequences here:
- a CDS encoding tryptophan 7-halogenase — its product is MTATAVEEFDAIVVGGGPAGSTVASAVALRGHRVLLLDQQTFPRYQIGESLLPSTVHGVCRILGVEEEVARAGFKLKRGGTFRWGRNREPWQFSFALSPRLSDPTSFAYQVERARFDAILLDNARRIGVVVREGCRVSDVIADEERVRGVRWTDPDGAPREARARYVVDASGNTSRIHTHVGGKRTYSEFFRNIAVFGYVAGGGRLPKPNDGNIFCAAFDEGWIWYIPLRDDLTSVGAVVSRENTAAVQGDPAAAWRRLIDACPEIRDLVDGAPQATEAPYDQVRIRKDWSYWKSQLWRPGMVLAGDAACFVDPVLSSGVHLACYGALLAARSINTSLAGTVDEARCFEEFEARYRHEYGLFYEFLMSFYDMHQDERSYFWKARKVTNVRTTELEAFVELVGGLASRDAALAGPTQVGTRLTAAATDLDEVVGRLPDSDGLRNPLYEAPTFRQTFREGSVLQERGVFGGPLEEETPLRPGGLVPSDDGLDWVATGP
- a CDS encoding type I polyketide synthase, whose amino-acid sequence is MEHDELIRPLPELLKAHAAAAPSRVAFADDVRGVTYAELERRTGLLAAYLARTGLARGDRVAICLGNRVEMVESVLAVLRAGAIGVPLNPRSSDAELAHFLQDSGASVVVTDSAQLARLHRLAAPGEARPRVLLTGTGPVPVDAPEGTVLFRAVAEGDGAPADPMAPAPRDDLGLDEPAWMLYTSGTTHRPKGVLSTQRAALWSVAACYAPIFGLSAEDRLLWPLPLFHSFGHSLVILGVTAVGASARITGELLPPDGLWRELRAPHESLGGPFTVLAGVPATYHRLVAAAAEDSSVASPPPSMRTCLVAGAPSSPELRRAVEEALGAPLLDAYGSTETCGMIAVNRPDGPRVDGSCGPPVPGVDVRVVDPRSGNDVGDGAEGEIWVRGPGLMTGYHNRPEATEAALRDGWYRTGDLGRRVAHGHLILTGRVSELINRGGENIHPTEVEQALLHSPGVTDAVVVGRAHEVLGEVPVAFVVPGAEGVDPQRVLAACRTRLAEYKLPVEIHEIAAVPRTASGKIARHAVVLPEPSRPVAGPTTTTTADEGALRGRLLSLPPEGRERALREAVLAETAEVCGGVPYERLDAESPFTDLGLTSAGAVALIERLGAATGLRLPSTLVYDRPTPAELARYVHSTLFGTMPDAGLRAGAAGSTDDDDPVVIVAMGCRYPGDVHSPEDLWRLVSEGRDATSGFPTDRGWDLSALHDPDPDRPGTSYTNRGGFLHRAAEFDAGLFGISPREALAMDPQQRLLLETSWEVWERAGIDPAALRESDTGVFVGVMHGDYSARLDRSDLEAHLGLGSAGSLASGRISYVYGLRGPSITLDTACSSSLVALHWAARALRSGECALALAGGVTVMATPKPFTAFSRLRGLSPDGRCKSFAASADGTAWAEGAGLVLLERLSDARRGGHPVLAVLRGSAVNSDGASNGLTAPNGQAQQRLITWALTEAGLHPDEVDAVEAHGTGTTLGDPIEAAALLATYGQGRTPERPPLWLGSVKSNLGHTQAAAGVAGVIKMVQAMRHGELPRTLHSETPSPHVDWASGRVELLTAARPWPSTAARPRRAGVSAFGIGGTNAHVILEEAPQPPSGTAPPPPSRTAPPPPSRTAPPPPSGTAPPPPSRTAPPPPSRTAPPPPSRTAPPPPSGTAPQATALSMPWLLSGADEDALRAQARRLAEHLVARPELSSADVGSSLAVSRSALTHRAMVPTGDRARMLASLEALAGGTGSVGIERAVADPGLRTAFLFTGQGAQRARMGAGLRAAFPAFATAYDDVCRALDGRLERPLDVALSAEPGSPEAALLDRTDFTQAGLFAFEVALFRLLESWGVRADFLAGHSVGELTAAHVAGVLGLADAATLVAARGRLMHALPEGGAMVALHAMEEEVRAAVTEAGPQVAIASVNGPRSVVISGVRDAVLAVAAGFEARGRRTVRLAVGHAFHSPLMEPMLDDFRRVAEGLTFRPPRIPVISTVTGRPADAEELCSPEYWVRHVRVPVRFADAVRWLGGSGVSAFLEIGPRPALIGAAEECVTGDPDDGPGPLFAAASREGERESETLLSAVARLHVRGVRVDWPVVCADTGTRRVDLPTYAFQRQRYWLDGQRHLGGPTADPHSHPLLGPAFTVPDTDRTVFSGRLSPTTHPWLTDHVIGGSVLVPATVFVELAVRAGDETGCGTLDELVILAPLALPAATGVHLRVVVGPADGSGRRPVDIHSRPETPVDDDTEPTWTRHATGQLVDGAARASTPEPDTGLTVWPPQGATEVDLTDAYDTLAEDGLAYGPAFRGVRAAWRRGDELFAEVRLPEAAGAARFGIHPALLDAAAHAPLLMGAGAAGPEADSIRVPFSWNGMRLYASGASEVRVRVAPAGPDRVALTLADPAGRPVARVDSLTTRELPAEAAESAHDVVRRGLLRLDWEAVEPSLGHEHHAESGRRWELVGPDELNLRESLSALTETVTRDPDTVVVTAVGPATHDDPPAAVRLLTDRVLRTLQDWQDDPRTPGSRLVVVTRDATAPEPDLAGAAVWGLVRAAQAELPGRVVLVDVDGQPESLRLLPVALTTGDPQLRVATGQLAAPRLAATDGRRPASGTFDPLRTVLITGGTGALGAELARHLVTSYGVRHLLLTSRRGPEAPGAEELRITLEELGAEVGIVACDTADRAALAEVVKGCRPEPGAVVHAAGVLDDGVLAALTPERMAAVLRPKVDTAWHLHELTRDLELSAFVLFSSASGLLGRAGQANYAAANSFLDALAHHRTAQGLPAISLAWGPWEHGGGMAAPHLREQPRSPETGGDLLRALSTEQGMALFDAAMREGVPVAAPILVDRAALRAAQSPRPLPPLMRGPVRRRRPVAEAGQTAVGSGPGQQPGEPELLEPGAWRQVLAELPAARREGALAELMREDVAAVLGYPSADALPVGKTFDELGFDSLMAVQIRNRLSLALRLRLSAAVIFEHNTADGLARHVLGLLDLPQSTTAEDSTAEHAPESLGSIDESTPRTLSSLYRRLCEAGHVVAAMHMLVSASWAVPTFGAADSRRHALPPLRRAEGAGDAPVVVIVNGFHPAFPGGTAARFHDCFRGDREVLELRHPGIGEGTAVAVDRETLARTHAETVLRHVGDRPFVVVGSSTGGAVAHVLTRRLEALGSAPVGQVLLDTYLVHQGNFGTDWLLALPATLIPHLAEGPSTGDNDHAVAAMGAYTRMFLDWDPEPVATPTLLVRATRPTPEMAAGADGDAWRTSWPLPHDAVDVPGDHFSLQGEHAPATVTAIRTWLASLGHQDSPSPLSAQGDQ